TGTCAGTCCAGGAATCAGCACAGTGAGTCCTGCTCCATTCCTTATGTTAGATACCAAAATAAACCCATGCTCATACACAGccccttctccctttcccaccTCTTTTACTGCAGCATCGTGCTGCTGTTTCATTTCCTGAGCAAAAAATTCTGCAAATACCTGTCATGCTCTGCTTGAGGGGTCCCAAGGCAAGAGCAATGAGATGAATAGTGAGGAATTGCACAAAATATCACTGACCTGTGCTCATCacttattaatttatttgtttttcaggaaTCATTAGTTTTGCTATTTTTCTGAAAGCACCACCCTCCCGGAGCCACATTATATGGgattttctgctctgctttctttAAGAATTGGTTTCTAACCTGCCCTAAAAGTGCTGAACCAGCTTTGGGAGCCTGCAAATGCAGGGAACTACAGAGCAAAAAAGAGAACACAAACTCTTTGTTCTCAGTATCTCGTGATCTTAAAGTGCTCGGGGTGATCCCAGGGGTGTCAGGGCAAGGACAGAGGCACACAGGGCAGCTGCTCACTcgtcttttccagccctcttgttCAGCTTTTCATCTCCCCCataacacctttttttttgatATGGTGTTGTAAATATTCCTAGAATTTGCAAAATTTctacatttccttctttttcccaaAACTGAAACATAATTTTAACCATTTGAGCTGAGtaattttccctttaaaaaacctttttttaaggctcttttttttttcagtttctgctcaaaagaaaaaaatcttttgattCAATACAAACAAATTCAAACTCCTTTTTAATGAagtatttaatttctgaatgcttactttttttcctgcttttttcatcccatttctcccCCTTTCTcgtttttaaaatgcaaataattgagaaaaaaatcccttctgagCCACTTCTGTTGCTGCTGCCACCAACAGCCCCAAAgatgctcccagccccatgctCCCCTCACCAGGGAAGGAGTCTCAGTGTCCCAGACCCCTTCTTGTGTTCCCAGTTCCCTGTGGATACCTGTCCAGCAAAATCACAAGACAGCCATGGGGCTGAGGGAGACAGAAAAATAGCAAATCCAGCCTTGACAGCACCCCAAAAGGGCTGTGGCTGTTTTGTGAACTGTGTCAGGAGCTATCAAGGCAGAGGAGCATCACCCTGGGTGACCAAAGTGCTGCACTACCCAAACCGAGGATCCCCTCACAGGCAATGTGTCTGTCTTATGTCCTCTGTCTATTTGTTACACGAATCCTACACATCTCAGGTTATAAATTACTCAAATGCATAATTAAATGTTGCCattcacaaacaaaaaaaaaaaaaaaaaaaaaaaaaacaaaaaaaaatatatgcagATATGCAGCTGTTGAACACAGAAACTTTTCCCTCATGGGTCATCTCTGACCAAGGCATCCTCTGAGTGAGCTGCATCTTCCCCCACCACTCTCATGAGCTGCACAGCAGACAGCCATGTTTTTTCCATGTATTTATTGAGTTACAGCAGTATTTTAGATAAGTGAAGCCCAGCTGCCTTTAAGGGCAGAAAAAATTTGGGCTTAGGTGTCATTCAGTGCTGTGGTCAAATGGGAAATTTTATTTCGTGGTTGCTTTCAATCATGTGTTTCTCTGacatttcatttgcatttctagAGGGCTTTAGTCTATTTTAAGATGGCAAAAagagagggcagcagggctggggggagctCCAgtttccctgagcagcacaCCCTGATTTGGGAGATTAATAATGACTTAATAATGACCAgatgagcagcacagggatggggatttaCAGCAGTGTCTGGTTTTTTCACAGCAAGAGTGAAAAATACTGGGGAAAGCAAGAAACAAGTGGGCATGGAGAGAGAGGCATGGCATCCTATCTCCAGCTACTCAGATCAAAATGTTCATAAGGCAATGAGTTTCTTCTGGGCATGATGAATGCATCAGGAGGACGTTCAGCAGCCTGTGCAGCCCAGAGATCAAACAAAGTGATCTCCTCTGCCTTTTAAATGTATGAAGCTGAGAGATCTTAAGGGCAAACAAACTTTGATTGCAGGGCTGAGATCTTGGAAGTCACATTCCTTGAATTTCCTTGGGCTGGTTGCCTTCCCTGTGAAGGACATGCACAGGGTAGTGAGTTTTCAGTGGAAACTGGTTTTGCCTcattttccacttctctcttGTTACAAGAAGTGCAGAGCTCCAGAGGCCTACCTGCCTTTTCCTATGCAGACAGAAAGGGCTGGGTGTCTGTTTTTAATTACAGCCTGAAAGAACTGCATTTAAAAGACAACAGAAAGCTATTTAATTAATACTTATCATTAGCACACATAGGAATGCCTAGCAGCAAATTGCAACAACAAAGCAattcctttttacttttttttccttgcactTTGGATAAATTCAAAAAAATAAGAGTAAACAAACGCTTTGCACCACGTTTGAGATGACATTTTACAGAGTGAGAGTAGTGGGAGTGTAGGTGTCACCCTAGGAGAGCAGAGATGTCTGAGCAGCCTTCTCCATCTCCAGTTTTTCagtctccagctctcttggccAAGAAGCTTATcttcatccatccatctatctatccTTCTATCTCAGCATTTACACTGGGCTCATCCCCATGTCTGAGCGCCTACTTGTCTTCATACCTGTCCATAAATTACATGGGGGCCCCAGGgcattataaataataattcagCTCCCAAACCTTCAGAACACTGTTTTAAAGCATTGGCTTGTAATTCACCACCACCTCCCAGCTCATAAATGGAGTAGAAGAACGTGACAGCCCAGTCAGTGGGGTAATTGCCCAAAGATCAATTCATTGGGTGGCCACGAGCTGGAAGATGGGGATGGACATTGTGACAAAGCTCAGGGGAaggctgcactgctctgctcatgGGAAAAAGAATCCTCACCCACAGCTCCTTTGGGATTTTATATTCCTCTCAATTTTacctcaggcagagcagcagtcaGCCAGTCATCCCACGTCCCCCTTTAGAGAATAGATCTCTTAATGGAACTCTCAATGACTGGAGTGCTGAACCACAGCACGGCTCTGCTGGCAGGTGAAGCCCCCATAGGGCACACAGGCAGATGGCTTAGAGGGCAGACCCCAACAGATCCCAAACCACACCAGGACAGGCGCCCCAACCCCTTGTTGGACACACCAACTACAGGTGAGTTTGGCTCAGGACAGCAAGTTGCTTTGGTACATGTGAGTTATTGAGGAGAAACCCCAGCTGAGCTATGACCCTATTCCTCTATCTCAACACATTGCATCTCCATCCCAAGACATTACTTTCTCCTTGAGGTAGGAGCTGGGAAGATGTCCCAGCCGTGTCCCTCAGTGGGGGAATGCAGCATCCCCATGGAGTGTGGTCACCAGTTTGTGGGCATCACTATCTCCTGGACGACCTGTCAGACAGGCCTGGGGTCAGGGACCCAAAACTGGAatttttgctgaagaaaagcaACAGCAGTTGATGTATGAGATCAATTATTTGACAAGCCTGTCCAGGGTTTGTGATCAGCTCTGGAAGGTGCAGGACTGAAATACCATCAACCCAGGAACATGTGAActgccagagcctgcagccacccaTCAGCGCTGGGTGAGGAGGTGCCACTTTTTGTGTGACTTTCCTCCCTCCATTTCCCATCTTTCCATCAAACCAGGCTTTCCTCCCTCCATTTCCCATCTTTCCATCAAACCAGGCTTTCCTCCCTCCATTTCCCATCTTTCCATCAAACCTTCCCTCTCAGACAGAGACCCAAGGatgagcaggcagagccccaAGCACCAGTTCTGGGGACAGAGTGGGAACCCCCAGTGTGAGAGTGGCCATGGAAGCCCTGGTCCCTGAGCAGGCTGGGACAAAGCACACCCATGGGGCCAGGTTCACTCCCACATCCCAGGCACCAGGCTGGCACACATGGCTGGGCATTGCCCTctctgggagcacagcccctctgcaagCCAAGCCTATCTTGCTCCCTCTGCCTTGGCTCCAGGCATGGAAcaggcttttcctgctgttcttCTGCTCCAGAGATCTCAGAGAGGGTTTCATAGTGTCCTGCCCTAAAAAAGGGTCTGATTTGGGCTGGGGGAGATGCAGCATCCTCACCCCATAAAGTATCCTCATGGATGGTTGAGAATTAAACTCCTTTTCACCCTGCAATGAGGCTGGACCCTTTACTCATCCTACTGCTtgagggcactgggatgggagcATGGAATGCATTTGTCACGCTTTCTGCTTGCAAAACACACCAGGATTTtggcaggctgcagctccagccccactcACCCCATCCTTCACAGTGCTCCCCAGTGAGGGGTTGGGGTCTTGCCAGCCAGGTTTGCAGAACTGGGTGCAATTTTGGGTCTCTCCCCTCTCGCAGGGTGTCCTGAGATATGATTAAGGGCTAAATTGCAACTGGGCCTGGCTGAGAACCCCAAGATTTGGGGAGGCAGCTGTTAAGGGCAGTGGAGTCCAATGAATATAACACCTGCATCAATGAAAGGGGAAACTGATCACGGGGGTCAAAATGGATTGGGAAGTTTCTTACTGCCACCCCCAGAGATGTGCTGACCACCCCCAGTGCAAAGCCATGATTTGGGGAAGGGTTATTTGTGAGGATGAAGGTGCTGCTTAAAGAAGAGGTATTTTTTTGGCTCCTAAAGAAGAGTGAATGATGGCCTCATGAAATATCATTCCTGGACCCCACCTCCCAGCTGCTCAATCCCTGCAAGTAGAGCTGCTAGCATCCAAAACATCCAAGTGCTGTGGTTTTTACATCACTCTCAGCTAAGCTGTTTCCCTCATCCCCGTTGattgggatggggcagcctcagcccccagcctggaggaggcacaggtccctcctctcctgcagggtTTCGGTGGGATGGAAGGAGGTGgcacagagccagctgtgccagagggagccaaggAAAAGGCTGCCTGGGTGCCAGCAaggcagcctgcagcccagGCCAAGCTTCCCACTCTTCCCGCACATTCTGCAACATCCCAAGCTGAATCACTTCACAGAATTTACTTTTACCCTGTTAAATGCCACTAAACCTTCAAATTAATCCTCCCATTACAGGACTTCCTTTGATGTCAAagggggaatttttttttgatGGCAAAGGGGGATTTTTCCCCCCTGGTATAATTATTCctatttttcttccccccttTTTAGGCACAAGAGATTCCTGCCAGATGCATGACTTGTGGAGGCAGCTCCCACACAaggtatttatgtatttatatgtatatgATGAGAACGTGGTATTGAAAGACCTGAAGTTTCAGGCAGAAGATAAAGGGAATTTCCCATTTCCTACTTATTACAGTGGAAGTTGCCTGGAAAGAGTCTGAAGGAGGACTAGGACCAAAAGCTGTGAGATACAACTCTGGAAAATATCTCTTTAAGTAAAACTTGTCCAGGGAAAACATCTGCTATTTAACACTATCACAGAGCAAGTTTCAATGCCTCAACACAATCCCTGGCACTACTTAAACTACAGGAATGGGTAAAGTGGATCCACTCCACTCTTGTATGTGTTTCCTATTGAGCATCTTTGGTGCTACTGGGATTGCTGGGCTGAacatcccagcacagagccaggatCACTGGATAATGCtcaaggagcaggcagctgtgggcagtgctATGACAGCTTTCTGTAAGAGCCAGTAATGATGGAACAGCCAGGTTTACTCAGAGTTTTAATCAGGTTTTGTGATTTATTAGGAAAAAGGGGATACAACTGCAGTGCTCTTTACTGAAAATGTTATGAAATTGTCGATATAATTGAACTCTTCACTGAAAATGTTATGAGATAGTCCAATTAGACAGGGAAGTGAATTTTTGCCAATACATCATTGCATGGAGACTCCCAGAATAAGACAGGGCTTTTCTGGGAGTGGagaatgagccctgggacactgtcCAGCTGAGCCCAGTGGTCAGCTCTGTGTGACTacctgtcctggggtgcagaGTGACCCGCCTGTGCCTCCCAGCGCTGCGTCACAGCTTCAATCCGGCCCCGGAGCACCTGTGCCCAGTCCTGTCCCCTTGCCAGGGGAGTGGACCTGGTCTCCATTGCTGTCAGGGCAGAGATGTCAGGGGGGATCTGGGGAGCCAGGCCAGCTCGGAGAAGGGCATCCTGAAATTTggctgcagaggctggagccaAGCAACACCGGGGGATGCTGGAAAGGAAAGACAAGCAAAGCAAACTTATGGTGTAagtgagctggggctggagatgctgcaggagcaAGGGATAGTGATGGTCCAGTCCCTGATGCTCCTGACCATGGCTGTCCCTACCTGTGTGGCTGTGAGTAGTGGTAGTGAGCAGCCACGGCAGAGTGGGGGCACAGCAGGTACTGGTTCTCCTCCCAGCAGCGCCGCATGGCTCCCACAATGTCCTGGTCAGAGGCTGAGCACGATCCCAGGGTCTCAGAGAGCTGTGGGGAAACAGGGAGGGTCACGCAGGGCACCACCACCCAGCTGGCTGTAGAGCAGGTGGAAATAGAGAGGCTGGAGGATGGGTTCCCCCAGAGACTGAGGGAAAAGgggttgctgctgcagcttgggGATGAGGCACTGCTGGAATAAACCACAGGGATGGAGTGTGGGCAAGGGGTTTCCATCCACAGGTGCTGTGAGAGTGGGtgggcaggagccagggctcagctcctcacCTCTGCACTGCTATTTCCAGCTCCTACTGCTAACTCCAGCTCTGAGGGAGTTTCTGAGCACTTGTAAAATCCACCTCAGTGCAACAgttctttttgcttttaataataaaattgttttatatttatctTGCTGCAGCACAAGCAGGAGTGGGCACTGGGCAAAGGCTGCTCTGTGAGGGAGAACACATCAGAAATTGGACAGGAAAAGGCAGGATTTTGTACCTGGCCCTCTCACAACTCacatcttttgttttctcttgtatctctctctgctttgtgtttgtGCTCCCCTTTACTGTAACAGCAAGGCTGAATTGCACCAAACTCAGCAGACCCACTCCCAAACACCCAATTTGTGCCAGCATCCACTGTACAATGCCTCAGTGCATGGCCAAGGATAGGCCAATTGCATATGCTACCTAAATAACTGCAggtaattttaaattacatcTGTGAAGAAGAGAGagcattcttaaaaaaaaaaaaaaaaaaaaaaaaggggggttTAGTATCTCCATGCACACACATTGATATCAAACTGTTCTGGAGCCACGCTTAAACTTTTGGTTGCATATTctccattttgatttttttttattctgaaaatgaaTTGAAAATACCTGGTAGCAGGTAATAatcttacacacacacacaggcacagtgTTGTATGGGTGAGGAACTGACCTTTCTGTGCAAATCCTCTGGCAGCTTCAGCCTTTTTGAGATGCTGAATTGTTCCATCAGAGTTTTTATCAGGCGGCCATCAGAGcctgagagcagccagaggaTCCTCTCCACATTGTAAGGCTCCTGGGACAACAAGGCAAGAGGTGAGGAAATTCAAATGGGGGGGAGCATCCTTGTGGATTCTCTGATGTCTCATTAGGGCTGAGGTCCTACCACTGAGTTTTTCTTGGTGGAAGTCAGAGTGGGCTTTTTGTCTTCCCTTTGCTCACCTACATTCCAGAACAAGTCTTTGGGAACACAACGTCTTTTGAACCTCTGACCTGTCAGAGCAGTCTGACAGTGACCATCagattaaaacagaaaatgaagggaTGGCTGATGAATCAACAGCTTGACCACATCTGTACCATCACTGTGAGGAGCCCAGGCTAATAACACACTGTGTATTGGAGAACCAGACACTTCCAGCTGTTTACTCAGTGTTGCAGATGCTGCTGTGAGtcacccagctcctgcaggactTCATGAGAcacccagctggctgcagggctggctgataATCTCCCTGAATTCACAAGGCACATATAGGGCCTGCCTGGCCTGTATGGCTGTGGAGCAATCAGCATTGCAACACTGCAGCAGAACTCTGTGCAACACCATACAGGAGGGTCCCAAGCCAATTTCTCTGCCCTGCCTCATTCCTGCACATTTACAAGCACCAAGAAATATTCATCCAGGTGGTTTGGCTGAGATACCTTGTAGGGACAGACAGGACAAGGGCACCAATTTACAGAGTCCTCATCTCACCTCCTGCGCTCAAGTTTGGATAAACTCTTCATAACTTTTAGCAGCTCACAGAGCCTGTGACCTTTTGTCACTGCATCGTGTCCTACCTTGTCAAGTCATCAGGACTTACTCAGCCTTTTGTGTCCTTATCTGGGTGTCTTATGGGCTCAGTTCTGTTCTTCATCTTCCCACCATCATCTCCCAGAGCCTCCAGCCTCTAATCTTCAGTCTAGTCTGGGTGTAGCCTGCCCTTTGCTCTAGGCTGTCCCCTGTTTTAGGCTGTCCTGGTCAGTGTGCCTGGACTGCTCCTGGATGTGCCTCCAACGCTGTGCTCCTGACACCCTTTCTCCTGTCCTTCTTTCTGCTGTTCCCACATCCTCCCACATCTTCCCACAAGTCCCCTTCACCCTCCATTCCCACCAGCCTTATGGTTTCCATTACAGAACACTATGGTGACACCAGGAAGTTGAACTGGGCCAGGGCACTGGTGCAAGTACAAGCCTCACCACCTAAGTAAGGCTTTTGCTTGTGTCCCACACCACCAGAGCTCTCCAGGAGAATGCTGGGGCCCTGTTTGGAGGCCAGGTCATACTGGGGACAAAGTTTTGGAGTGTGGATATGAGCTCTGTGGCTCTTCCTGACCTCAGGGACAAGGAACAGCGCCTGCTTGGCTGCAAAAGCTCAGTGTCTGCTGGGATTGTCCTGGGATTGCTCCTTGCAAGGCTCATCCACACCAGACTTTCTGCTTCACCTTCAACTCTTCAGGCAGCATCTAACAGGAAAGTTTTCTCTGCCTTATCATAGTCTGCAGAAGCAGCAACCTAAAGAGGCTGTGCACTCTCCATCTTTGAAGGTTTCCAACACCCAAATGGACAAAGCCCTGAGCAATCCCACTTGACCTCAAGGCTGAATCTGCTTTAAACAAGTCCCAACCAGAGACCTCCTGAATCCCCCTCCAGAACAAATGTTCTCTTAAGCTATGGGAATATTTGCATGGATGCTTCAGATGTGAGTGAACAGTGACATCCCATGCAGCCATGGAGAGGGATGTGCAGAGGGATTCACTCATCTAGCTCCTCAGGAATCTCAGAAAATCTTCTCACCTGACTCTGCCCCCAAGATCCCAAAGTCTGGCACTTGCTGGCCAGTGCTACTGAAGGGAGATGGGCTGAAGAGGAACCCAGTTACCCCTGGAGCTCTGAGGAGCCCCACAAGTTCCTGGCTCAGGAGGAAAGCcaagctgcagagcacagcctggtgATAGAGGCACAGGGACTTAGTGACTGCAAAGCATGGCAATCCCTCCAGACTGCCAGGTCCTCCCAGTGTGTTTGAAAAGCTTTTGGAAAATCCAGGTAGCTTAAGGCCACAGAGATACAACACCAAGGGTTTCCCACTTTGATCACTTGTTTGGAAGCAGATCCAATCCCTGGGGATCCCAGGGTGGGAATGAAAGGGGAGGTGTGTGCTTCCAGGTGTTTGGTTTCTGTACCTCCATGGCTTTTCTTTCTGAggcctttccctgcctgctgggacTTGTTTTGCTCTGAgcaagctgcaggcagccatGAACAAGGCATTTCTTCTGGACTTCTCCACCTCCTTCCTAGGCTCTCTTCTTGCTCTTTGTGGACTTTTTCAGAAGCATCAACAAAACCCCCAAGACATGATGGCATTTTTTGTTCTCTAGTTGTCACATGTTGTGGAAATGTCCCTGTCTTGCTAAGTTTGCATAGAACAATCCCCAGAAACCCAGAACTCAACAACAAAGATCAGAAAGTCAGACCCTGAGAAGTGAAGGAGAAGGAGTTTGATCTATCTCAGCCCAGCAGTCTGTAGCATAAATGGTCAATAGGAGTCACACCTCTGAATGCATCATTGGGTGGCAGAATTTTACAGGTAGAACAGAGtacaagatttaaaaaaactccagcaatattttctatttttgtattttggcCAGTTCACTACATACCTGGATATCCATGGCTGAAGCTAAGGTAGCCTTCACACTCTGTGCCAGTGAGAAATCTCCATGTTGCACAGTCCTATGAATGATGTCATTGCTGTTCACCACAGCAACAAGTCGAATTGGGAGACCCATTTTCTGGGCAATACAGCCagctagggaaaaaaagtgaaaaaaatgcaTGAGTGCTCAATAAAGAAATAAGTGAAGGAGATTTAGCAAAGAAGTCATCCTACAAATTGATTGAGCATCTAGttcagaagcaggcagaaattATATTCCCTAGTGGACTCTGAGATATCTGACTTCAGGGGCTTGGTAGAGCACAGATTATAAAATCCAGGGATGCAACGCTCCACCTGCCATTGAACACAGACCCTTGCTCATCTCCACTTTTGCTGGTGGACAGGCAGGGGGCAGAGAGTTCAGGCAGCTGACAGGCAAGCAGGAGAGATGAAGATTTTGGGCTTTTGCCTCTCTGATGGCAGCCTGGAAGGGCAGTGAATATATAAAATCCTTTATTGCTTTCGTAAGAGAGTTCTACACCTATTTTGGGACTGAGGCAATCAAGGACTCTCATTTAGAAGGCTGGATTATGCAATTAGAGTGGTTGTCCTGACCATGCATTACCATGCAAACCAGAGAGGACCAGGCAGGACTCCACACCTCTGTTAATGTCTCACTTAAGAAATCAGAGCCACagcattttccctcttttctgcATCAAACACATTCTGTCCTCTCCCAATGTGCCCATCCTCAAGATAGTTACAGTCATCATCAaagagtggtttgggtttttctgcaCCTTGCAAATCATCAGTGACACCTAAATTGAGTAATAACCATACATGAGTAATAAAATATAAGTGGTTCTGAAGAAATCCTACCAGAGAGTGGGTGTTTTAATAAATAGCAATACCCAGTATCTGCAAAGTGCTTTTGGTCCATAGATCAGAGCATTCTATCTCTCTTATCTAACCCATCTCTTTTTCCCCTTACCCGTGATATTTCCACCTGCTCCCGTTGGCACAACAATTTCCACCATGGGCAGCTGGGTGgtatccagggatggggcacacTGAAAGTAGGCATAGAAGTAGTGGGCAATCTGCACCATAATCCTGGACCAATTGATAGAATTCAAGCTCATCACGTTGTATTTTCCAGCAAAATCAACATCATCAAACAGTTCCTTGATGGGCTCATCGATTTCATCGCTGTTCCCATGAGCTGtcaaaaggagaaaggaaagattagatctgccagcagcagtgcaaCAGGCACGAGGTGTTTCTGCTCAGAAATAGGGTTGGTCTCAAGCCCTGGGGTTTGCTgtggccaggagctgcccattTGCCCTGAGGGCTGTGTGAACCAGGGCCTGACTGGCACCCTGCGGATGTCAGGTGGTTTCTGCAGACACAGCActctgggctgctgcttctAGCAAATATAAACCTGCCAGGGAGGCAAATGCTGCATCCCCTTGTGAGATGCCAAGGTGAGaccaggctgagcagagaagTCCATGGGAACTCAAGCAGCTCAAGCACCCAGTGGTGATGCCCATCCACGGGGATGGCACGGTGGCAGGAggtggctcacccatgaaggCGAAAGGACAGAGGGAAGGGGTGGCTCCAAATCCCTTTAGTGACAAAAAATGGTGCTGAATTTAGTTCAGCCAAACACCAACCACCCGCATGGAGGCAGCTCTGATCTATGGCCAGGAGAAAAAGAAGCCTTAAACTGCCTGGTTGTCAAACTGGGGATGTTGTCTCCTGTCAGCCAGGTGTCTGGGCATGGTGATAGCAATGACCCAGCTGGGTTTCACTGAGCAGCCCCCTCAGACTTCTAGAGTCAAGGTTTTGACACAGCAGAGCCATAAAGTGAACAGTAGTGCCAACCAGCAAAGACATGGACGTTGTCTTCAATGACAGTGGTCATCTGAAGCTCCTGTATCTGGGTGCAGAGCCCCTTGGGCAGCAGAACAAAGATGTCCAAGTTCTTCTGCCCTCTCACGCTCTCGATGGCCGagctccccgtgtcccctgAAGTCCCTGTTTCAAAGTGAGGAAGCaccaagaaaagcaaaatattgcTGTGTCAATCAAACCTGCATCACTTCACTTTAAGAAAAAGATGTAGAGATGCTCCATTAGATGTTTTTGGCCAGAGCAGCCACTCTGGCATTGCCTGGAGATTATGAGGCAATACCATCCTGGGGCATCTTTGGGGAGGGCTGTAGGATGGTGGCTCCAAAGGTAAAGGCCTGCCCAAGAGCCTTACCTCCAAGGAGTCATACTCACCCACCAGGATATTGACATGCTTCTGCCTTTTCTCCAAGAAATATTGTAAAAactgtcctgtgcaggacaAGGACAGGTCCTTAAATGCATATGTAACACCATGCCAGAGCTCCAAAATGTTCAGCCCATCTTTCAGCCTGGACAGATGCACAACATTCTTGTGTCTGAATCTGCTGAAGGCCTTGTCAATCAACTCTAGAGGAAAAATTGTTAAATAGCCTGTTAAATGAAAGGAGTGTTTTTCTGACCCATGGCTTCCTGCATTTGTGCTCTTTGTGCTCCTGGGTACCTTTCTGCACGACCAAAGGCTCTGTGCAGTGACAGATACCCCAAAAGTTATTTGTGGTTATTCAGAATGAACCAGCCCATCTTCATGCTGT
This sequence is a window from Melospiza georgiana isolate bMelGeo1 chromosome 5, bMelGeo1.pri, whole genome shotgun sequence. Protein-coding genes within it:
- the THNSL2 gene encoding threonine synthase-like 2, which encodes MEYISTRGGTGAVDFEGALFSGYAPDGGLFMPQRIPSLDRDALRKWSSLSYPELVKELCSLFVPAELVPRNALSELIDKAFSRFRHKNVVHLSRLKDGLNILELWHGVTYAFKDLSLSCTGQFLQYFLEKRQKHVNILVGTSGDTGSSAIESVRGQKNLDIFVLLPKGLCTQIQELQMTTVIEDNVHVFAAHGNSDEIDEPIKELFDDVDFAGKYNVMSLNSINWSRIMVQIAHYFYAYFQCAPSLDTTQLPMVEIVVPTGAGGNITAGCIAQKMGLPIRLVAVVNSNDIIHRTVQHGDFSLAQSVKATLASAMDIQEPYNVERILWLLSGSDGRLIKTLMEQFSISKRLKLPEDLHRKLSETLGSCSASDQDIVGAMRRCWEENQYLLCPHSAVAAHYHYSQPHSIPRCCLAPASAAKFQDALLRAGLAPQIPPDISALTAMETRSTPLARGQDWAQVLRGRIEAVTQRWEAQAGHSAPQDR